The genomic DNA ggggggggggggggagcaaccAAAGCTACATTTCTTTCCCAGCCCCGCTAAAACAAACAAGACATTCCTCCCCAGTTAGAGTCCCAGATTTGATAGGACAGACAACGCATTACTTAATGTTAAACGAATTCGCCCATTTGTGTTTAACAATAATCCTCGTGTTAATGAAAAAACTACCCCCGCCCCTCCCTTTCAAAAAGGACATGATCTAGTTGTAGTGCTGTAGTATTATCAGCACTCTACTACATACGCGCAGAACGACCCCCTTTATCCCAACCATTAATTTGAGGAAAGAGAGGGGTACAGGCGACTCAGTCTGGATAGCGTCACGGTTATATCAATATAGACCTAGTAGTAAATAATTCAACATGTGACTAGAAACAGATAAGACTTTTCGTGAAACATTTAGGTGAGCTATGCACCCCTCCTCCTCTCGCAGCATGCAAAACAAAGGTGTGGCACTCACTTTAGTTCGAATATATCAACCAAAAAACATACCGTAGTTTACAGTAGTTTACAAAGTATCAACTACGCACGATACACGACTACCTTCAGTGATTTTGCTCATTTCAAAACGTCACAGAAAACTTGAGGTCTAACTTAAAGTTCACAAAAGTTTTGACATTTAGAGGTGCAAGTAATTTCATGTCAACACCCAGGACGAGTTGCTGATCTGACACCACTTTTGAAAGCGCTTTCGCTCACACCAGGTGGAATACACAGTGTGCGCATTTCAAACTACCAGCAAACACACGCGTTCTACACAAGCGCCTCAGAAATAGCACTAGCCTCAAATTAATGCATGTTTAAGTGCCTAATCACAGCCTTTCTTAAACCTATAACTGTCTAAAAaggttttggtttttaaaattcATGTTTGCATGataagtgggcagcagtgtggagtagtggttagggctctggttcaaaccccggtggggacactgctgctgtacccttgagcaaggtactttacctagattgctccagtaaaaacccaactgtataaatgggtaattgtgttgtaacaattaacaataataataacaataataataataataataataataataataataataaagtgtattTTTGCTTAATATAGCAACAATCTTAAGGTTATCCTACGAAAGTAATACGTTACTTAGGTAGAATAGTAAAACTCTTACTTTTGCAGAAGTTGCTCGTGCTCCGTTTTGATCTTGCCCAGTTCAATCTGCAGCTTGGCTCTTTCTCTGGCTGTATCATCCAGGGATTTCCTTGTGTCTGCGAGCTCGTTTTCATACAGAGATTTCAAGCCGGTGAGCTCCCGACTCCGTACGTCTTCTTTCTCGGAGATCTGCAACTGCAAGACGCTGTTTTCGGATTCCAAGCTCCGCACCTTGTCAATGTAGACTGCCAGACGGTCGTTCAGGTTCCTCAAATCATCTTTCTCCTGCAACCGGGTTATCCTGGTAGGACTCAAAGGGGTGCTTCCAGCGCTGGAGCGACTGCTTATTCTTTGACCAGCTGGGGTGGAAGTTGCCGTCGCCattgtgacaaaaaaaacaagtaaagcgGACAGAAGCGCCAACCGGCaaagatgataaaaaaaatacaggaggTAAAATATAAACTTTAAATAAAGCCTGTTTAACACTTCTACAAGTAATATAAAAAGCACAATACACCGAGGACACTGCCGATTTAAAAAAGCGCCTTTTTTCTTGCAAATATGTAGGCTATAAATATAAGCGCGTATTGGTTTAGTAGGGgtatgaaaagaaaatataaaaatgttaaaaagtaaaacaaatgtgttaggaaagttgcaaaagaaaaaaagcgaCAAATCCCACACAACCTCCTCCTTTAGTACTTTGTCTCCTAGAATGAAAGAAAGGGCTTGACTAATATGGCCGCTAATTTACATACAGGGGCAACGTGACTATTTGAAGCCAATGATATTTTGTAACGAAACGCGTCCTTTAAATTTGGGCATTTGAGACAAAATTCAAAACACAGCAGCATAGCCTGTTGAGACGAACAGCACACGTGTAATGCATAATGCGTCAGATTTATCCAACTCTGCAATACAACGTAAACTGGGATGTTTTTTGTTGAAGAAAAAGCTGGTGTTACATAATTGCAACATACATAGGGAAGCTTTAAATTCTAAGTACTTTAAACAGCAGTAGTAAACATAGGCTACACATAACACATCtctattttgatttttttttttcaaaaatacgCAGCTTTTTATGCTTGTTGACATTTGTTATAGTTCAAAGATTTTGTTTCAGTGTTTAGTGAAAAATAAACCTTTCATTTTTTCCCCCTGTGCAATTTACACACGCCTAGTATTCTAGGCGGTGAAAGTTAGTTTGAGAAAGCTAAATAAATCTGCTGTTCACAATCGCTGTACACATGTCTATTTTTTGAGATCATCGTTTTATATTTATTCggcatttaaatgttaattatattTATGTGTTTCAGGAAGACATCGGGACAGCAGCTATCCCTTATAACAGAGTAAAGCAGCTGCAATCGAAAGCACACGTAGAACGCATCCAGTAGTTGTTGAATATTTAAGTGTTAAAAATGGTCATAAATAAACGTGTATATTCACTTGATCTaagcagtggcagatctaaatctTGTTACTGTTCGATCATTGAATAGGGTtgtgaaaatcaaacatctaaccGTCCATGCAAATCTCTGTAGTGTATTTATGTCTAAAAGTACAAAAACGCCATGAAGGCACTTCTTTTAATTTGATAAACTTATATTTTCAATACTGGGCAAATTCTTTTAGATAACTTGGAGCAACCCTGAGATCAGGCTGTTTACCAACAAGACAAATAAAACAGTACCTGGTCCAGATTAATGGATTAAACAAGTATTTTTAAAAGTCTCAGTGTAACTGGCATTGCGAATTCCAgacatttaaaacacaaatcaCATGTTATGCATCTACTGCAACTAACCAAAAGCATGCTGCCCCACGTAATTGTAAGAACAGACTGATTCTGCTGAAGAAAGCTTGGTGCTGGAGTTGACGACAGATCAACAGTGCTTGGTCAATGGATTTGCCACTTCTAAATAAGTagtcaaataatttattttttatgaccATCAACTATTATGGTACAAATTGCACTTCTGTTAAATATGCACCTAGGGCATTCCAAATGTTATTTTGTGTGCCTATAATCAACACGCTGTCTtaagtctgtcagatctgctgtgcactagggtttgagatctgccctctaaatcactgcaggaagagcgattaaaaaaaataaaaaaaacataaggactctggcttttctgttccataccacatcatggttTGTTCTTGccgttacctgtttgacaatgtgggtcaTGATCCttccactatcagtgcactagtgcggacattttgaaaagagctttgaaacagactttaaagttataagtgtaaaaagttgtcaggatgtgaacaatgaaaagaaaaaaaaaatacaggtatgttatttaagcagttgtagcaacatgtggggacgtgtgacgctatattttttggaaccccgctacttactctttgaagGGATACATTTATCACCTGATGCTTGATATCATCTGCTGGTGACCGAGTACTGAACAAACATCTAATTGAGCTTACCTACCAGTGGGTTTAAATAAAGTAGTACACACATGctattaattatttcatttttgaatCCACAAACAATTCAGTAACATGAAAACAGAATCAATATATTTATGTTAAAACAACAGTTTACAGTacgaaaacaagaacaaaaagttATGGGCAGTACTTGacattgctttacaatgctgcatataaaaaaacaacaaaaaggctTACAAAGTGTACTCATTGGTACATATTAATTAACAGTACTCTGAAAATGAATCGGAAACCCTCTGTAGAAACAGATGAGAGACGTTTCAATGTACAAAATCAAGAAAGACATTTTCACAAATAGGACTCCCAGTTATCACATGTATTTTAATGGGATCTGTAGTGATTAAATTAAACCCTATGGCCCATGGTATACTCATTTTAGATTGCCTAGGTAGACTTACATACTTCAAGATCAATATTAGCAGCCACTTCTTTACTGTAGTGTTACAATACACTTCACTTTGCGTGAAAAGTGTATTTGACCATTTGTGTGTCAGAAGGTTTCTGGGAAGTGTTAAGTAATTCTGATCACATTGTGGTACTACCATGTACTCTAACATACTAGGACAGTCCAGAAGAAAGCCAAACATAGCTGTAAATACACAACTAGAGctcatgacctacatccaccatacgtacaattaaaaatgtaaattggaTACCATACCCCCTTCCTGTGGTATTTTTGCATTTAGTGATGGTACTAAGAGGGCCAATAAATCAGCCCTCTCCACATCAGTTGGATTGCTATGTATCATAAAATACTTTGTGTTACGccataatttaattttattttttaatattttataattattgATTACtggtaaaaacataaaaaacatttgTCTATATGTATTACCCAATTTCTACTGTGCTGTACATCTTGCGATTGAGTATATTAGTCCTATACATTACAAATATAATAAGAATCTTTACTGATCTGTTTGGTACTTAGAAAAATAGTTAACAATGTTTTAAATAGTTAATAACTATTTAAATAGCTCTAAAATaaaagtaacaaataaataaaaaaaacaataacattcaaaaccacattaacaatacacaggtttttttttttttcagtggaatTTGAACAGCAGCACGGAGAATAGGGAACTGCAGCAGACACTTCATTCTCAAAGGCCTACACGTGGACTGAGATTCTCTTAAAGCACTTCACAATTTacagagaaaggggggggggggggggggaagtcagCAGCCAGTATGGTCCTGCTATATTGCTTCAATCTGCTGCAAGACTTTATATTCTGCACGCCTGTCCAAAGTGCGCTGGCGGAACAGAACGAGAATTGCAAAGACTGTGCCAAAAGAAAGCATGCTGCCTTCAAACTTCCAGAACTTCAGTTCCTCTTCAGTAGCTGAACGGCAACTAAAATAAACAGGTCAATTAATTAAAGCTGGCCTCAGTCATCGTCTCAACTTCACATTTACAACTTGACAAAGTATGTGTCTTAGCAGATAAGAAGAATGCTGTGGGATTGCATAAACACCAGGTGGCAGTACAAGTAAAATCACAGATTCATTCCTGCATTGAAATGAGGTCATACAGTATTGTAGGTCTTAAAATTCAGTAGCAAATTAACTACAGCAGCACAGCATCAATGACATGACAAATCTATGTTTTGTGAACAAACTAGGCATACATTGAACCCAACTGTGCCCAGAATGGTATGGCTAGTCACCTAAAATGTTTAAAGTGCCCATTTATAGTGTATCTCCAACTTGCATCTTACAATGAAAAAAATCACAACTAATGACCAATGACTAAATTACTTGAATTCGAGTTACTGAATATTGACTTACCTTCTGTATTCTACTTGTCCCGAATGGTTGCACTTTATTTTTTCCACAAAGCCTGAAAACGTGCATTCCGATTCGGTCTTCTGTGGGTTTAATGAGAAGGCAATACAGCAAATATGTATTATACTCTTATTTCTTGAAATGACTTACTAATACAATAATGTTTCAGAGTAATATACACTACTCTGAAACATTAAAAGAGGAAACGTGGTCAAAAATAACACCATGAAAATACAGTCAAAAAAGTATTTTGCACCACTTGTCCCCTCTTCAGATGTGATCAGTAATACAAACGGCTGCTCAGGTGATAATGTTACTTGGTGTTGGTTTGTGAATCATGGCTTCTAATGATGCCAGGTGGTGTCAGACAAAGATTTGTGACACAAGTTCAGACCGAAGAACGGGACGATCTAGAGATCAACACCATGGGAGCCCATACTCGATACTGAGGCATTCATTTGGATAATTTTCAAACTGCCTAAAAGATTGACCTCCAGAGAACAAGCCTCTAGGCATTTTGATTTTCATGTTCAAATGCGTGTCATTGATGTTACACACATAATCCAATTCATTTATCAgttagtgtcagtgtgtaaaAAGTGATTCCTTAAAATACTGAAATGTGATTCTTCTAGTCAATTATGCTTTGGAAAAAGTTTGCACCTTTAAATTTCTGGAGTAGTGTActagtaatatatattttttgtaatgtaaatggtaccttgtttaatttaaattatgtaaaaaaaaaaaaaaaaaattgggggcaACAATTTATTTCTATTAATGTGTTCCACAATCAAAAGAGAAACAGATCATTCAACAACAGATTTTGTAAGGAACTTCACAGCAAGTACCAATTGGTTGGCTGTGCTTGGGTTTAGGTATACAGTATCTCTATTAGGCTAAAGTGTGGCATGGGGTTTAGTAGGGTTCCAGTTTCCAGTCTTgttctctttaaattattttgttaaagcTGCAGCCCCACAATCGTATGTCTTTTGTGCTTTTCTACTTTATGGAAAGTTGGTTTACATCACACCAGTGTACTTTCAGCTGCAGAGACACAAGCCACGGCAACTCCcacccagaaacactgcacaacaTCAACCTGTATGCCAAACAGGGATGCCTGTAGTTTATAAATAACATCTTCAAGCGcagttgttttaaataaataaataaataaataaaataaatatgtcttGTTTACTCCACATGGGGGTCTTTTTTTGATTATCTCAATACCCTTACCAACATGTAACATGCAAACTCTTTCCACTGTAGTAACCCTAGGGGGGAAATGCCACcagtattaatgtattttaagggAGCAGCAACCATTCTGTTATTTTACAGGAACCACGTGCAAAGCACTGAATTTCAACATAGAAAAGTCAAATCTATTTTTTAAGCTGTAAAAGACACAACACACctactgtataacacacacacacacatttatatatatatatatatatatatatatatatatatatatatatatatatatatatatatatatatatatatatattagatagatagcttacccataattctatagttactgctttctcccatcttaactcgaaagctacttgtatttatttacattcctATCGATGTACAGTTACACTGCACTGATGAACCCCAAACAGGGCGAAACATCTATGCAGTTGCTGTACTCTGACTTTTAAAATTCTGTGAACGTACAAGCCTTTTTTGGCAactttcacgcaatttgattggctcttgtaatgatGACATTGCATATCCcgattacccataattctatTTATTCCTTTCCCCCACCTTAATTATCTAATGCATGTGGTTCACCATCAATCCACATCTTACATCTGATGATTTGTTGTAAACATGGGGAGTTTTAGTGTACCTTTGTATAGTCATCGCATCGAGTGCATTCCTGTTGCACTGTGAATTCTTCAATCTCCCAACAAGACTGACGTTCTGCGTTgctagctattttttttttaaaagaaaaaaaagtcacaatCAATACAAGACATGCACTCTAAAGTGTAACTTATATCATGTTTTGTAACTTTCTCCTTTCAGAATTATTTTTG from Acipenser ruthenus chromosome 2, fAciRut3.2 maternal haplotype, whole genome shotgun sequence includes the following:
- the LOC117418390 gene encoding protein JTB-like, encoding MNLSSFGALPFLWMGWSFFYPYFGFCEGAPFKQEDGITSNAERQSCWEIEEFTVQQECTRCDDYTKKTESECTFSGFVEKIKCNHSGQVEYRSCRSATEEELKFWKFEGSMLSFGTVFAILVLFRQRTLDRRAEYKVLQQIEAI